A genomic segment from Tuwongella immobilis encodes:
- a CDS encoding cyclic-phosphate processing receiver domain-containing protein, with translation MKLWLDDVRDPRSVKIQEDFGADGDELWVKTAASAIHYLRQGIVESISLDHDLGPPSAGTGLDVARFIEEQAFYGTIPKLVWAVHSTNPVGRKAMTQAMTKADEFWNASPTE, from the coding sequence ATGAAGCTGTGGCTGGATGATGTTCGTGATCCCCGGAGTGTCAAAATCCAAGAAGATTTTGGTGCGGATGGGGATGAATTGTGGGTCAAAACCGCGGCGAGCGCGATTCATTATCTTCGCCAAGGAATCGTCGAATCGATTTCGCTGGATCACGATCTCGGCCCGCCCTCCGCTGGCACGGGATTGGATGTGGCCCGGTTCATCGAAGAACAGGCATTCTACGGCACCATTCCCAAGTTGGTGTGGGCCGTTCATTCCACCAATCCGGTTGGTCGAAAAGCCATGACGCAGGCGATGACGAAGGCGGACGAATTCTGGAATGCCTCTCCGACGGAATGA
- a CDS encoding endonuclease, producing the protein MQHVWNRGCFGVFAAILLFPLALSAQPIHPTKQGAALEELVRTEYSPTTIYSYAQARHHLFSNVANNNGKVRLIYSGVLYATTTIPPSTVVNTEHVWPQSKFGAANKEKKKCDLHHLYPSYSRINESRGNLPFAEIPDAQTQKFWNSPTYLTGIPGANIDDYSEYASGRFEPREASKGNVARAMFYFRTIYGNQGIDLNFFDGQKSTLLAWHLADPVDAEEAARNSRIAALQGKSNPFIDDATLAHRIFQPGGAVPNPVAAAPQPGDSSTNGTTPPTPAASSPTLIENGEYHIMTWNLEWFFDADLSDNQSQTAVQQSADSPAIYKSRVEQAGKVIRDCGLPHIIALQEIENEKVVKDLANEVKAKYGVTYQVGFVQGNDTSTEQDVAFLVRDLGATATFARIPNADYGNNNLYKVPSKHCVMTLTQSLPDGTTKKMIVINCHLKAGKDVADITQRKKQARVMNHYLTKQQQETPGLAVVVLGDMNTRKPHADTTAQTDMGVLLGMETNTPNDDLIDLHENIPAANRSTHPLGELDRIAINAVLADDVGFVFRQIVVRSDLMLATPGLSDHTPLVASFRYSSTPQP; encoded by the coding sequence ATGCAACATGTTTGGAACCGAGGCTGTTTTGGAGTTTTCGCGGCGATACTCCTGTTCCCGCTGGCCCTGAGCGCGCAACCGATCCACCCCACGAAACAAGGCGCGGCTCTGGAAGAACTGGTGCGGACCGAATACTCGCCGACCACGATTTACTCGTACGCGCAAGCCCGACATCACCTCTTCTCGAACGTCGCCAATAACAACGGGAAGGTGCGGTTGATTTACAGCGGTGTGCTGTACGCCACGACGACGATTCCGCCGAGTACGGTGGTGAACACGGAGCATGTTTGGCCGCAATCCAAATTCGGGGCTGCCAACAAAGAGAAGAAGAAGTGCGATTTGCACCATCTGTACCCGTCGTACAGCCGAATCAACGAATCGCGTGGCAATTTACCGTTCGCCGAGATTCCGGATGCCCAAACGCAAAAGTTTTGGAACAGCCCAACCTATCTGACCGGGATTCCGGGAGCGAACATCGACGACTACAGCGAATACGCCAGTGGCCGATTCGAGCCGCGCGAGGCCAGCAAAGGGAATGTTGCGCGGGCGATGTTCTACTTCCGCACGATTTATGGCAATCAGGGAATTGATCTGAATTTCTTTGATGGGCAAAAATCGACGCTGCTGGCCTGGCATTTGGCGGATCCGGTGGATGCCGAGGAAGCGGCCCGCAATTCTCGCATTGCAGCGCTTCAAGGCAAAAGCAACCCGTTTATTGATGATGCCACCTTGGCGCATCGGATCTTCCAGCCGGGTGGAGCGGTGCCGAATCCGGTCGCAGCGGCCCCTCAGCCGGGCGACTCGAGCACCAACGGCACCACTCCGCCGACTCCCGCTGCCAGCTCGCCAACGCTGATCGAAAATGGCGAATATCACATCATGACGTGGAATTTGGAATGGTTCTTCGATGCGGATCTTTCGGACAATCAATCGCAGACGGCCGTCCAGCAGAGTGCGGACTCGCCCGCGATTTACAAGAGTCGGGTGGAACAAGCCGGGAAGGTGATCCGCGATTGTGGCCTGCCGCATATCATTGCGCTGCAAGAAATCGAAAATGAAAAGGTGGTCAAGGATCTCGCCAACGAGGTGAAAGCCAAGTATGGCGTCACCTATCAAGTGGGGTTTGTGCAAGGCAACGATACGAGCACGGAACAAGATGTGGCGTTTCTGGTGCGGGATCTAGGAGCCACGGCGACCTTCGCTCGAATTCCGAATGCCGATTATGGCAATAACAATCTCTACAAAGTCCCATCCAAGCATTGTGTGATGACGCTCACGCAATCCCTGCCCGATGGCACCACCAAGAAGATGATCGTCATCAACTGCCACCTCAAAGCCGGCAAAGATGTCGCTGATATTACTCAACGGAAGAAGCAAGCGCGGGTCATGAACCACTATCTGACCAAACAACAGCAAGAAACGCCGGGATTGGCGGTGGTGGTTCTGGGAGATATGAACACGCGAAAACCGCATGCCGACACCACGGCCCAAACGGATATGGGGGTGCTGCTGGGGATGGAAACGAATACGCCGAACGATGATCTCATCGATCTGCATGAGAACATTCCAGCCGCGAACCGCAGCACGCATCCGCTGGGCGAATTGGATCGAATTGCGATCAATGCGGTGCTGGCGGACGATGTCGGATTCGTCTTTCGGCAGATTGTGGTGCGCAGCGATTTGATGCTGGCGACGCCGGGGTTGAGCGACCATACCCCACTGGTGGCCAGCTTCCGCTACTCATCCACACCGCAACCGTAA
- a CDS encoding DUF1559 domain-containing protein, protein MPMRSDLLPIGRRVRRARTAFTLIELLVVIAIIAILIGLLLPAVQKVREAAARMSCQNNIKQLALATHNYHDANQVFPYASAYCADPGLAGCMSTTSGPMQGTNYTIYHALLAYVEQGNIYSLVSPAGYGGGPFDRTVKTFICPSDPSHQNGKCSTPYGGANAWAGTSYGANFLAFGNGATGSPDYYNKMTSFSDGTSNTMMFSEVFITCGNSGDLSILNGSLWADANGGWRPFVCAGPYKSGVANWESCLKFQSNPRWMNNCDSGRSQSAHTGGVNVALADGSVRFVNSSITDITWANVADPRDGNPLGSDW, encoded by the coding sequence ATGCCAATGCGATCCGATTTGCTGCCGATCGGTCGACGTGTCCGGAGGGCACGGACGGCGTTTACCCTAATTGAACTGCTGGTGGTCATCGCCATCATCGCCATTTTGATCGGCTTACTGCTGCCTGCCGTTCAAAAAGTGCGCGAAGCCGCCGCTCGCATGTCGTGCCAGAACAACATCAAGCAATTGGCCCTGGCGACGCACAATTATCACGATGCCAACCAGGTTTTTCCGTATGCGTCGGCGTATTGTGCCGATCCCGGACTTGCCGGCTGCATGTCAACCACTTCCGGCCCGATGCAGGGCACCAATTACACGATTTACCATGCGTTGCTGGCATACGTCGAGCAAGGCAACATCTATTCGCTGGTGTCGCCCGCAGGTTACGGCGGTGGGCCGTTTGACCGGACCGTGAAGACGTTCATCTGCCCATCGGATCCATCGCATCAAAATGGGAAGTGCTCCACGCCGTATGGTGGGGCCAATGCCTGGGCCGGGACCAGCTACGGGGCCAACTTCCTGGCATTTGGCAATGGCGCGACCGGCTCGCCCGACTACTACAACAAGATGACTTCGTTCTCGGATGGCACTTCGAATACGATGATGTTCTCCGAAGTGTTTATCACTTGTGGCAACAGCGGGGATCTGTCGATTCTCAACGGTTCGCTGTGGGCGGATGCCAATGGCGGCTGGCGGCCGTTTGTCTGTGCCGGGCCGTACAAAAGTGGCGTCGCCAACTGGGAAAGCTGCCTCAAGTTTCAATCCAATCCACGTTGGATGAACAACTGCGATTCCGGGCGTTCGCAATCCGCGCATACCGGCGGCGTGAACGTCGCACTGGCGGATGGTTCGGTGCGCTTCGTCAATTCGTCCATCACCGATATCACCTGGGCGAACGTGGCCGATCCGCGTGATGGCAATCCGTTGGGGAGCGACTGGTGA
- a CDS encoding alkene reductase produces the protein MRMTTTLWTPVQVGALELPNRMVMAPMTRNRAGAGNVPTELAVEYYRQRASAGLIIGEGTQVSPQGVGYPGTPGIHTPEQIAGWRQVTDAVHAAGGRMFLQLWHCGRVSHSFFHGGELPVAPSPIAINAKTLQFRGDGGVPFEVPRPLERHEIPQVIDQFRLGAIAAQQAGFDGVEIHGAFGYLPDQFLQDGSNQRTDDYGGSIANRARFLLEIAETVIGVWGADRVGVKLSPSNTYNDMRDSNPVATFGYAIEQLNAMKLAYLHIMGASEADLRHGGNAIPLAVFRPKVTVSLIANQDYDREKAMAAVASGDADLVSFGRLFLANPDLPARFQHHAPLNLPNPATFYGGGAEGYTDYPFWQPELATASS, from the coding sequence ATGCGCATGACAACAACATTGTGGACGCCGGTGCAGGTGGGGGCGTTGGAGTTGCCGAATCGGATGGTGATGGCTCCGATGACGCGGAATCGGGCCGGGGCGGGGAATGTGCCCACGGAATTGGCGGTGGAATACTACCGTCAGCGTGCCTCGGCGGGATTGATCATCGGGGAAGGAACGCAGGTATCGCCGCAAGGGGTGGGCTATCCTGGGACGCCGGGCATCCACACGCCGGAGCAGATTGCCGGTTGGCGACAAGTGACGGATGCCGTTCATGCGGCGGGCGGTCGAATGTTTCTGCAATTGTGGCATTGTGGCCGCGTCTCGCACTCGTTCTTCCATGGGGGGGAATTGCCCGTCGCTCCATCGCCGATTGCAATCAACGCCAAGACGTTGCAGTTTCGTGGAGATGGTGGTGTGCCCTTCGAGGTGCCGCGACCGCTGGAACGCCATGAAATTCCGCAAGTGATTGACCAGTTTCGGCTTGGAGCGATTGCTGCCCAGCAAGCCGGATTCGACGGCGTCGAAATTCACGGTGCCTTCGGATACCTGCCCGATCAATTCTTGCAAGATGGCTCGAATCAACGAACGGATGATTACGGGGGGAGCATCGCCAATCGCGCCCGATTCCTGCTTGAAATCGCCGAGACGGTGATTGGCGTGTGGGGGGCAGACCGGGTCGGGGTGAAGTTATCGCCCAGCAACACGTACAACGACATGCGCGATTCCAATCCGGTGGCCACATTTGGCTATGCGATTGAGCAATTGAACGCCATGAAGCTGGCGTATTTGCACATCATGGGGGCCAGCGAGGCCGATTTGCGGCACGGTGGAAATGCGATTCCGTTGGCCGTATTTCGTCCGAAAGTGACCGTGTCCCTGATCGCCAATCAGGATTACGACCGCGAAAAAGCAATGGCGGCGGTGGCCAGTGGGGACGCCGATTTGGTGTCGTTCGGTCGGCTGTTTTTGGCCAATCCCGATCTGCCCGCGCGATTCCAACACCATGCCCCGTTGAATTTGCCGAACCCCGCCACGTTCTACGGCGGCGGCGCGGAAGGCTACACCGATTACCCATTCTGGCAGCCGGAACTGGCGACGGCCAGTTCGTGA